The following proteins are co-located in the Aquarana catesbeiana isolate 2022-GZ linkage group LG02, ASM4218655v1, whole genome shotgun sequence genome:
- the LOC141126401 gene encoding olfactory receptor 52L1-like, producing the protein MEILEENRSWPFSHTEFILFGFPGISSSRNLLAIPFLIIYLVILTGNALIIYRIWVEQSLHSPMYVLIALLFSVNIACTTAIVPKAVLSVLLGMDRVSLVTCLFQMFFMYTMVMFESDVLLLMALDRYVAICRPLRYHDIMTSRLLVQLSMIGLIKCSLFVSLIIIVAAQVYFCSSNLILDFACENMVLLNLACGDTDRIQIVGLMVRVVVTALDITLLLLSYGWILDATMRIITGKERHKTLHTCGTHLSVVVLNYSCGLLSSVAYRLPISLDIQNLTSAIYFLLPATVHPLIYGYRVREIKACLVKSLRFNKSL; encoded by the coding sequence ATGGAAATTTTAGAAGAAAATCGCTCCTGGCCCTTCTCCCACACGGAATTTATCCTGTTCGGCTTCCCTGGGATCTCAAGTTCCCGAAATCTCCTGGCTATTCCGTTTCTTATAATATATTTGGTGATTTTGACCGGAAATGCCCTGATCATCTACAGAATCTGGGTGGAGCAAAGCCTGCACTCCCCTATGTACGTCCTCATtgctctgctcttctccgtcaacATTGCCTGCACCACCGCCATTGTGCCCAAGGCGGTCCTGAGCGTCTTGTTGGGGATGGATCGTGTTTCGCTGGTCACATGCCTGTTCCAGATGTTTTTCATGTACACAATGGTAATGTTTGAGTCCGATGTCCTGCTTTTGATGGCTCTGGACCGTTATGTGGCCATCTGTAGGCCCTTGCGCTACCATGACATCATGACCAGCCGCTTGCTGGTGCAGCTATCTATGATTGGTCTCATTAAATGCAGTCTGTTTGTCTCCCTGATTATTATTGTGGCCGCCCAGGTCTACTTCTGCTCCTCTAACCTCATCTTGGACTTTGCCTGCGAGAATATGGTCCTCCTGAACCTTGCCTGCGGGGACACTGACCGGATCCAGATTGTGGGGCTCATGGTGAGGGTTGTGGTGACGGCCCTGGACATCACACTGCTCCTCCTTTCCTATGGCTGGATCCTTGACGCCACCATGAGGATTATTACGGGGAAGGAACGCCATAAGACACTGCACACGTGTGGAACGCACCTCTCCGTGGTGGTTCTGAATTATTCCTGTGGTCTTCTCTCCTCAGTCGCTTACAGGTTGCCTATCTCATTGGACATTCAGAACCTCACCAGCGCCATTTATTTTCTGCTTCCTGCAACTGTACATCCACTAATCTATGGCTACAGGGTGAGGGAGATCAAAGCATGCTTGGTAAAGTCTCTGAGATTTAATAAAAGTCTATAA
- the LOC141126402 gene encoding olfactory receptor 52K1-like → MSESLINQTLEFSHSEFIMLSFPGVVKHRYLLFIPFLHVYLMILVCNFPIIYRIWVEPSLHTPMYSLIFCILVVSVFYDTAIIPKMLVSFLGLDTISRTVCLMQMFTVYSGLLAESLILLLMAFDRYVAICKPLHYHTIMNKHLLVLSIIGCIRNCSFACLIVILDSQIHFCQSNIILHFHCESPMLHNLACGDISTIQNVGLLVRTVLTVCDISIISLSYLTILKVAMKTAAGGARHKALHTCSTHLFVVILLYMLGMISAVLYQPATSVPYDMQNMANSVSLFLPAIVNPIIYGFRMKEVRAGLLSQRRGTRFDNRLFNSN, encoded by the coding sequence ATGTCAGAGTCTTTGATAAACCAGACTTTGGAATTTTCTCACTCTGAGTTTATAATGTTAAGTTTTCCTGGAGTCGTCAAACATCGATATCTGCTGTTTATCCCATTTCTACACGTCTATCTCATGATCCTTGTATGTAACTTTCCCATTATCTACCGGATCTGGGTGGAACCAAGTCTTCATACACCGATGTACTCACTCATCTTCTGCATTCTTGTGGTCAGCGTCTTCTATGATACGGCCATCATACCCAAGATGCTGGTGTCTTTCCTTGGGTTGGACACAATATCGCGGACTGTCTGCCTGATGCAGATGTTCACCGTTTACTCTGGCCTCCTGGCAGAGTCTCTCATATTGCTGTTAATGGCGTTCGATAGGTACGTAGCCATCTGCAAGCCTCTACACTACCATACCATCATGAACAAACATCTACTGGTTCTTTCTATCATAGGCTGCATTAGGAACTGCTCGTTTGCTTGTCTCATTGTCATTTTGGACTCCCAGATCCATTTCTGTCAGTCAAACATCATTCTACACTTCCACTGTGAAAGCCCGATGCTGCACAACTTGGCGTGCGGTGACATCTCCACAATCCAAAATGTAGGCCTTCTAGTCCGTACCGTGTTGACTGTCTGTGACATTTCCATTATTTCCCTCTCTTACCTGACAATATTAAAGGTCGCCATGAAGACCGCTGCGGGTGGGGCCAGACACAAGGCCTTGCACACGTGTAGCACACATCTGTTTGTGGTGATTCTCTTGTATATGCTTGGAATGATTTCTGCGGTTTTATATCAACCTGCAACCTCCGTTCCTTATGACATGCAGAATATGGCCAACTCGGTCTCCCTTTTTCTTCCGGCTATCGTCAATCCTATTATTTATGGATTTCGGATGAAGGAGGTGAGAGCTGGTTTACTGAGTCAGAGAAGGGGGACACGGTTTGATAATCGGCTTTTCAATTCTAACTGA